From the Tripterygium wilfordii isolate XIE 37 chromosome 6, ASM1340144v1, whole genome shotgun sequence genome, one window contains:
- the LOC119999254 gene encoding universal stress protein PHOS32-like codes for MNHQDADLPIPLPAPVRIQPSSPRMTLTSATPTPTAGAQRRIAIAVDLSDESAYAVNWAVQNYLRPGDAVILLHVRPTNVLYGADWGSIQVHINTRNNSDDNNTEDPSQQQKLEDDFDNFTTTKANSLAHPLIEAQIPFKIHIVKDHDMQERLCLEVERLGLSAVIMGSRGFGAARRNSKGRLGSVSDYCVHHCVCPVVVVRYPDEKENDGEVGNGGEPSVAGKKGIVGEAELHPVPEEEPEYHDASDEQPGDD; via the exons ATGAACCACCAAGACGCTGATCTTCCTATCCCACTGCCGGCGCCGGTGCGTATCCAGCCGTCCTCCCCTCGCATGACCCTTACCTCAGCCACGCCGACCCCAACGGCAGGGGCTCAGCGCCGTATTGCGATCGCCGTTGATCTCAGCGACGAGAGTGCGTACGCCGTCAATTGGGCCGTCCAGAACTACCTTCGTCCAGGGGACGCAGTCATCCTCCTCCATGTCCGCCCTACCAATGTTCTCTACGGCGCCGACTGGGGTTCCATCCAGGTACATATTAATACGCGCAACAATAGTGACGATAATAATACGGAAGACCCATCGCAGCAGCAGAAATTGGAGGATGATTTCGACAACTTCACAACAACCAAAGCGAACTCACTCGCGCATCCCTTGATCGAGGCGCAGATACCGTTCAAGATCCATATCGTGAAGGACCATGACATGCAGGAGCGGCTTTGCTTGGAGGTCGAGAGGCTAGGGCTGAGCGCCGTTATCATGGGTAGCCGAGGATTTGGCGCGGCAAGGAGGAATAGCAAGGGAAGGTTGGGGAGTGTGAGTGATTACTGTGTGCATCACTGCGTATGTCCTGTGGTGGTTGTCAGGTATCCAGATGAGAAGGAAAATGATGGCGAGGTTGGGAATGGAGGCGAGCCCAGCGTTGCAGGCAAGAAAGGGATTGTAGGAGAGGCGGAGCTACACCCAGTGCCGGAGGAGGAACCGGAGTATCATGATGCTTCTGATGAGCAGCCAG GAGATGATTAA